Proteins from a genomic interval of Hypanus sabinus isolate sHypSab1 unplaced genomic scaffold, sHypSab1.hap1 scaffold_689, whole genome shotgun sequence:
- the LOC132389874 gene encoding compound eye opsin BCRH2-like: protein MAAADMLAVVTAVILMRISYYFPGSYLDRYPTCNINFFLMCVARDCSVWFTVAFSFDRFVLICCQKLKTKYCTLKTAAAVLAITGVLLCLKNVPFYFSSEPKFIIDKVPWFCKRKRVYYTDPLWVGFRMFDKVVTPLLPFAFVLLFNVLTVRHILLASRVRKALRGQSKGQNQSDPEMESRRRSMILLFTISGSFILLWLTTVLDFLYYNIAGTTPSQYNNSEFIFAHVGYMLQNFSLCTNTFIYGVTQSKFRQDFVNAVKYPVNSILRIIKK, encoded by the coding sequence ATGGCAGCAGCGGACATGCTGGCTGTCGTCACCGCCGTCATACTCATGCGTATCAGCTATTACTTTCCCGGATCATACCTGGACAGGTATCCCACCTGTAACATTAACTTTTTCCTGATGTGCGTGGCCAgggactgttccgtctggttcaccgtcgcatTCAGCTTCGACCGCTTTGTCctcatttgttgccagaagctgaaaacaaaatactgcacctTGAAAACTGCGGCTGCGGTTCTGGCGATAACCGGCGTCCTGCTGTGTCTGAAAAACGTCCCCTTCTATTTCTCTTCCGAACCCAAATTTATCATCGATAAAGTACCGTGGTTCTGTAAACGGAAGCGGGTTTATTACACCGACCCGCTGTGGGTGGGGTTCAGGATGTTTGATAAGGTTGTGACCCCCCTGCTGCCTTTCGCTTTTGTtttgctgttcaatgttctgacGGTCAGACACATTTTACTGGCCAGTCGTGTGCGGAAGGccctgaggggtcagagcaaaggGCAGAATCaaagtgacccggagatggagagcaggaggaggtcgatGATCTTACTGTTTACTATATCTGGCAGCTTTATCCTTCTGTGGTTAACAACTGTCCTTGACTTCTTATATTACAACATCGCCGGAACAACTCCCAGCCAGTACAACAATTCCGAGTTCATCTTTGCACATGTCGGATATATGCTACAGAACTTCAGTCTGTGCACCAACACTTTCATTTATGGGGTGACTCAATCGAAGTTCAGGCAGGATTTTGTCAACGCCGTGAAGTATCCGGTTAACTCCATCCTCCGAATTATTAAGAAATAA